In the Alkaliphilus oremlandii OhILAs genome, one interval contains:
- a CDS encoding AraC family transcriptional regulator: MNWVHRMNEVISYIEDHLTDEISHERISKIAGCSIYNFQRMFSYIADKPLSEYIRNRRLTLAAFDILNSTERIIDISLKYGYESQDAFSRAFRNYHGVLPSTVRNETVQLKSCPKLSFQMTIKGENHMNYKIEQFPAFKVAGIANQINTSEAFEIIPQIWENAWKNGTMDRFFKLFEKVDYRPAGVLGISEGGQWGNSEEMNYIVAVTNHVDLPTCNHVSPPEGMEEFSYPGSTWVIFEANGELPDAVQKVYKQFYTEWLPNSGYQLANLPVIESYMPENHQEVWIAIVKN, encoded by the coding sequence ATGAATTGGGTTCATCGAATGAATGAGGTTATAAGCTATATAGAGGACCATCTTACAGATGAGATTTCACATGAGAGGATATCTAAGATCGCAGGATGTTCTATCTATAATTTTCAAAGAATGTTCTCTTACATTGCAGACAAACCATTGTCTGAATATATACGAAATAGACGCTTAACACTGGCAGCTTTTGATATCCTAAACAGTACAGAAAGAATTATTGATATTTCTTTAAAATATGGATACGAGTCACAGGATGCGTTTTCTCGTGCTTTTAGAAATTATCATGGTGTGCTGCCTTCTACTGTAAGAAACGAAACAGTTCAGCTAAAATCCTGTCCTAAGCTATCCTTTCAAATGACGATAAAGGGGGAAAACCACATGAACTATAAAATTGAACAGTTTCCTGCGTTTAAGGTAGCAGGAATAGCCAATCAGATTAATACATCGGAGGCATTTGAAATCATTCCTCAGATATGGGAGAATGCTTGGAAAAATGGTACCATGGATCGATTCTTTAAACTCTTTGAGAAAGTAGATTATCGTCCTGCTGGCGTTCTTGGTATAAGCGAAGGTGGACAATGGGGAAATTCTGAAGAAATGAATTATATAGTAGCGGTTACAAACCACGTAGACCTTCCTACGTGTAATCATGTTTCACCGCCTGAAGGAATGGAGGAATTTTCATATCCAGGGTCAACATGGGTGATTTTTGAGGCAAATGGTGAACTGCCAGATGCCGTACAGAAGGTTTATAAACAATTCTATACGGAATGGCTGCCAAATTCAGGCTATCAGTTAGCGAATCTTCCAGTGATTGAATCTTATATGCCAGAAAATCATCAAGAAGTATGGATTGCAATTGTTAAAAATTAA
- a CDS encoding damage-control phosphatase ARMT1 family protein, producing the protein MKISRECISCLARQAVEIAEEATSNITMQEEIIKRSLQELGKMDFNETAPEIVFRMHQHAKKITGINDPYKGLKEQYNEIAKEIYDRIIDEKWLDKAEDPFDMACRLAIAGNIIDFSVGLNLGPSDIVKSVEDSMKHDIFGVGSAALQKAVKESENILYIADNAGEIIFDKFLLENLPRHKVTYVVKGGPIVNDATMEDAISTGVTNLVKVIDNGYSAQGTILKDCSSSFKEAFSKADLIISKGQANFETLSGIRDKNIFYLLRAKCSSVASIIGCKQMDYVLTSY; encoded by the coding sequence ATGAAAATATCACGTGAATGTATTTCCTGCCTTGCTCGACAAGCAGTAGAAATCGCTGAAGAAGCCACAAGTAATATAACAATGCAAGAGGAAATAATAAAAAGGTCTTTGCAGGAACTAGGGAAAATGGACTTTAATGAGACGGCACCAGAAATAGTTTTTAGAATGCATCAACATGCAAAAAAAATTACAGGTATAAACGATCCATACAAAGGATTAAAAGAGCAGTATAATGAAATTGCTAAAGAGATCTACGACAGAATTATTGATGAAAAATGGTTGGATAAAGCAGAAGATCCCTTTGATATGGCTTGCAGGCTGGCAATTGCAGGGAATATTATCGATTTTTCCGTTGGACTCAACCTAGGGCCTTCGGATATTGTTAAGTCAGTTGAAGATAGTATGAAACATGATATTTTTGGTGTGGGGTCGGCGGCTTTACAGAAAGCAGTAAAAGAGTCAGAGAATATCTTATATATCGCTGATAATGCTGGGGAGATCATATTTGATAAGTTTCTATTAGAGAATCTTCCAAGGCATAAAGTTACTTATGTAGTGAAGGGAGGACCCATCGTTAATGATGCAACGATGGAGGACGCCATCAGTACAGGTGTTACAAATTTAGTGAAGGTAATTGACAATGGATATTCTGCCCAAGGGACAATATTAAAGGATTGCTCCAGCTCATTTAAGGAAGCGTTTAGTAAGGCGGATCTTATTATCAGTAAGGGGCAAGCAAACTTTGAAACATTGAGTGGGATCAGAGATAAAAATATCTTCTATCTATTGCGAGCAAAATGCAGTTCCGTTGCTTCTATCATTGGGTGCAAACAAATGGATTATGTGCTTACAAGTTATTAG
- a CDS encoding helix-turn-helix transcriptional regulator: MSIKTVENMVNWIEDHITMNPTLSDMSSYVGYSQFYCSKKFHEYVGITFKQYISKRRLSLAAMEVKNTQHRLLDIALKYGFSSQESFARAFVNTYGYTPGQYRKAITNIELYTKPSIFPLQNN, translated from the coding sequence TTGTCTATAAAAACTGTAGAAAATATGGTGAACTGGATAGAGGATCATATTACAATGAATCCAACACTGAGTGATATGTCTAGTTATGTTGGCTACTCGCAGTTTTACTGTTCTAAGAAATTCCATGAATATGTAGGAATAACCTTCAAACAATATATATCTAAGCGTAGATTATCTCTTGCCGCAATGGAAGTAAAGAATACACAGCATAGACTTTTAGATATCGCATTGAAATACGGATTCTCCTCTCAAGAAAGTTTTGCAAGAGCATTCGTAAATACTTACGGATACACTCCAGGTCAGTATCGAAAAGCAATAACCAACATTGAACTATACACGAAACCGAGCATATTCCCATTGCAAAACAATTAA
- a CDS encoding alanine/glycine:cation symporter family protein, which yields MYMLESIVSKVNGILWDYVLIVGLVGVGIYCSIRLGFPQITKFGTAVKQVFGGVFKKEANKEGSMSSFQALATSIAAQIGTGNVAGVATAIALGGPGAILWMWVSAFFGMSTIFVEATLALKYRERTEDGQLVGGPAYYIKNGMGTKGLASFFAIAIIIALGFIGNMVQSNSIASAVSTAFNVSQLMIGVVIAIFAGLIFIGGIKRIATFAEMVVPVMAVVYIFGAIAVIVMFRADFIPVMKSIFVGAFNPAAVLGGAVGISIKQAVRFGVARGLFSNEAGMGSTPNSHAVADVKHPAEQGLSAMVAVFIDTMLACTATALVILATGADQSGAVGVGITQAAFRIAFGPWGEKFLAVCLTFFAFTTVVGWYYFGENNIRFLFKNKNSIRLYQLIVLAFIVVGSYQQVDFVWSLADMFNGIMVIPNIIAIFVLFKESKKILCDYEGQISKGERLHYDYSFENKQLSKN from the coding sequence ATGTATATGTTAGAAAGCATTGTGAGTAAGGTAAACGGAATTTTATGGGATTATGTACTAATTGTTGGTCTTGTAGGTGTTGGTATTTACTGCTCCATAAGACTAGGATTTCCCCAGATAACGAAATTTGGAACGGCTGTAAAGCAGGTATTTGGCGGTGTATTTAAAAAAGAGGCAAATAAAGAGGGGAGTATGTCTTCCTTTCAGGCATTGGCTACGTCCATCGCTGCACAGATTGGGACGGGTAACGTTGCAGGGGTAGCGACAGCCATCGCTTTAGGGGGACCGGGTGCTATTTTATGGATGTGGGTATCGGCTTTCTTTGGAATGTCAACCATATTTGTTGAAGCAACGCTTGCTTTAAAGTATAGGGAGAGAACAGAGGATGGGCAACTGGTTGGTGGACCTGCATATTATATAAAAAATGGAATGGGTACAAAAGGTTTAGCTTCATTCTTTGCCATTGCAATTATCATTGCCTTAGGATTCATAGGGAATATGGTTCAATCCAATTCCATCGCTAGTGCAGTAAGTACTGCATTTAATGTTTCACAATTGATGATAGGTGTTGTTATAGCCATATTTGCAGGCTTGATATTTATTGGTGGAATAAAGAGAATTGCAACCTTTGCAGAGATGGTAGTTCCAGTAATGGCCGTAGTATATATTTTCGGTGCAATAGCTGTAATTGTAATGTTTAGAGCAGATTTTATTCCAGTGATGAAATCGATTTTTGTGGGTGCTTTTAATCCGGCAGCTGTTTTAGGTGGTGCCGTTGGTATTAGTATAAAGCAAGCAGTACGTTTTGGAGTTGCTAGGGGTCTCTTCTCAAATGAAGCCGGAATGGGTTCTACACCGAACTCCCATGCCGTAGCCGATGTTAAACATCCAGCGGAGCAAGGATTATCAGCAATGGTTGCTGTATTTATTGATACCATGTTGGCATGTACAGCAACTGCTTTGGTTATTTTAGCAACGGGTGCAGATCAATCGGGAGCAGTAGGTGTTGGCATAACACAGGCAGCATTTAGAATAGCCTTTGGGCCTTGGGGAGAAAAGTTTTTAGCGGTTTGTTTAACATTCTTCGCCTTTACAACTGTTGTAGGATGGTATTATTTTGGAGAGAATAACATAAGATTCTTGTTTAAGAATAAGAATTCAATTAGATTATATCAGCTAATTGTATTGGCATTCATCGTTGTTGGTTCTTATCAACAAGTGGATTTTGTATGGAGCTTAGCAGATATGTTCAATGGAATTATGGTAATTCCAAACATAATCGCAATCTTTGTATTATTTAAAGAGTCCAAAAAAATCTTATGTGATTATGAAGGACAGATTTCTAAGGGAGAACGACTACACTATGATTATAGCTTTGAGAATAAGCAATTAAGTAAAAACTAA
- a CDS encoding DUF1697 domain-containing protein, with amino-acid sequence MVYVALLRGINVGGKNKIDMKLLKETFMRVGMASVTTYINSGNVVFTDARYTKAEIVMLLQKAILEDFQLDIKVLIRSLEDFEHLMKALPDGWKNDEYMKSDVLFLWEEINRETLLDELKTKPEIDTVLYVQGAILWTVDRENITKSGMQKLVGTTLYKYMTVRNVNTTRKIYEIMKSVQNCD; translated from the coding sequence ATGGTCTATGTTGCTTTATTGAGAGGAATCAATGTTGGGGGAAAAAATAAAATTGATATGAAGCTATTAAAAGAAACCTTTATGCGAGTGGGTATGGCGTCCGTAACGACGTATATCAATTCTGGCAATGTGGTTTTTACCGATGCAAGATATACAAAGGCAGAAATTGTGATGCTTTTGCAAAAAGCTATTTTAGAGGATTTTCAGTTAGACATAAAAGTATTGATTCGCAGTTTAGAGGATTTTGAGCATTTGATGAAAGCTTTGCCGGATGGTTGGAAAAATGATGAATATATGAAAAGTGATGTGTTATTTTTATGGGAAGAAATTAACAGGGAAACATTGCTGGATGAATTAAAAACAAAGCCAGAAATTGATACGGTCCTATATGTACAGGGTGCTATTCTATGGACAGTAGATAGAGAAAATATCACAAAAAGTGGGATGCAAAAGCTTGTGGGGACGACCTTATATAAATATATGACAGTGAGAAATGTCAATACGACTCGTAAGATATATGAAATTATGAAATCTGTACAGAACTGCGATTAA
- a CDS encoding DMT family transporter, translating into MKERNLKAQMLVIMAAVLWGTTGSSQAFAPQNATPMAVGALRMAIGGTALLLMAKIRGAFKTKIELDKKLLLTASLCMAVYQPLFFLGVSKTGIAVGTVLALGSAPVFSGIIECVFGEKLSSRWVLGTALSIVGCGLLFGGQDAMNMNVWGSILSIGAGISYAIYVKVSKKLFENSPMEPVNGLIFFISAVLLSPILFFQDISWLGTTRGIVTMLHLGIVATAVAYTLFAYALVSISTPKAVALTLVEPLTAAILGVVVFKERLTGISIIGGVLLFCGLILNSYPEKEKMEDMVIEL; encoded by the coding sequence ATGAAGGAAAGAAATTTAAAGGCACAGATGCTTGTAATAATGGCAGCTGTACTATGGGGGACTACAGGCTCTTCCCAGGCATTTGCCCCACAAAATGCTACACCGATGGCGGTTGGTGCACTACGTATGGCCATAGGGGGCACAGCTTTACTTTTGATGGCAAAAATAAGAGGTGCATTTAAGACGAAAATAGAGTTGGATAAAAAATTACTGCTAACAGCCTCTCTATGTATGGCAGTTTATCAACCACTTTTCTTCTTAGGCGTATCTAAGACAGGAATTGCAGTTGGAACGGTTTTAGCCTTAGGAAGTGCACCTGTTTTTTCTGGTATTATAGAGTGTGTTTTTGGAGAAAAACTCAGTAGCAGATGGGTTCTAGGAACTGCATTGTCCATTGTAGGGTGCGGCTTGCTATTTGGGGGACAGGACGCTATGAATATGAATGTATGGGGCTCTATTTTGTCTATCGGTGCAGGCATATCCTATGCTATCTATGTGAAGGTGTCTAAGAAATTATTTGAGAATTCACCGATGGAGCCAGTCAATGGGCTCATATTTTTTATCAGTGCAGTCCTATTATCACCGATCTTATTTTTTCAGGATATAAGCTGGTTAGGTACTACTCGTGGAATTGTAACTATGCTCCATTTAGGAATCGTAGCAACTGCTGTAGCCTATACCCTATTTGCCTATGCACTGGTGAGTATTTCAACGCCTAAGGCAGTGGCTTTAACTTTGGTAGAGCCGCTGACTGCAGCCATACTCGGGGTAGTTGTATTTAAAGAAAGGCTTACAGGTATTTCTATTATAGGTGGGGTACTTTTATTTTGTGGACTCATCCTAAACTCTTATCCAGAAAAGGAAAAGATGGAAGATATGGTGATAGAGTTATAA
- a CDS encoding AlkZ-related protein has product MTKGNMDTKITEYGEFIDMVEKLGFMTLSNNCINFTNLEDLTLKEQWHTDLPSDPWLWRVSIEKDQKAAYAKLFDKKPGFISLEWYPKFFAARRRGRSFSELYSEGLVSNYAKQIYDLFDGQNILAAHEIKSLGGFTKDLNSKYESAMCELQMGMFITVKGTKQKISAKGEPYGWPSTAYTTVEAWAGNELIEASYDIHPEDAMDEIIQRIREVSPNAEMKKMRRFLGF; this is encoded by the coding sequence ATGACTAAGGGGAATATGGATACAAAGATTACGGAATATGGAGAATTTATCGATATGGTTGAGAAGTTAGGCTTTATGACCTTATCAAATAACTGCATTAATTTCACAAACCTTGAGGATTTAACCCTGAAAGAACAGTGGCATACCGACCTACCGTCGGACCCGTGGTTGTGGCGTGTAAGCATTGAAAAGGATCAAAAAGCGGCTTATGCAAAGCTATTTGATAAAAAACCTGGATTCATTTCTCTTGAATGGTATCCCAAGTTTTTTGCTGCAAGGAGAAGGGGGCGAAGCTTTTCTGAGTTGTATTCAGAAGGTCTTGTAAGTAATTATGCAAAACAAATCTATGACTTGTTTGATGGACAAAATATTTTAGCTGCTCATGAGATTAAATCGCTGGGCGGATTCACAAAGGATTTAAATTCCAAATATGAATCTGCCATGTGTGAACTTCAAATGGGCATGTTTATCACGGTGAAGGGTACAAAACAAAAGATCAGTGCAAAAGGAGAACCCTATGGCTGGCCTTCAACTGCATATACCACTGTGGAAGCATGGGCAGGGAATGAGCTAATAGAAGCATCCTATGACATTCATCCAGAGGACGCAATGGATGAAATTATTCAGAGAATCAGAGAAGTAAGTCCCAATGCTGAAATGAAGAAGATGAGGCGATTTTTAGGTTTTTAG
- a CDS encoding nitroreductase family protein, which yields MKEIFERRSIRKYKGKEISQDYIQKILRAAMYAPSAGNEQPWHFVVIKDRQKLDEIASFHPHGQMLKEAPLAIIPCADQSNLKYEGLFWIQDMSACIQNILLQSKALGLGTCWCGVYPREELMEGMAKLVHLPAHITPVAVIAVGYPAEEREVRERYNPDRIHNESW from the coding sequence ATGAAAGAAATATTTGAAAGAAGAAGTATTCGGAAATACAAAGGGAAGGAAATTAGTCAGGATTATATACAAAAAATATTGCGGGCTGCTATGTATGCCCCATCGGCTGGCAATGAGCAACCATGGCATTTCGTGGTAATAAAGGATCGGCAGAAATTAGATGAAATTGCTAGTTTTCATCCCCATGGACAAATGCTAAAGGAAGCACCCCTTGCCATTATACCTTGTGCAGATCAGAGCAATTTAAAATACGAGGGTCTTTTTTGGATTCAGGATATGAGTGCGTGCATACAGAACATTCTTTTGCAAAGTAAAGCATTAGGCTTGGGAACCTGCTGGTGTGGTGTTTATCCTAGAGAAGAGTTAATGGAAGGTATGGCAAAGTTGGTGCATCTTCCGGCGCATATAACGCCAGTTGCTGTTATCGCTGTAGGATATCCTGCTGAAGAGAGAGAAGTCAGAGAACGATATAATCCAGATAGAATCCATAATGAAAGCTGGTAG
- a CDS encoding methionyl aminopeptidase → MHNRLMRNDLCWCGSQIKYKKCHAEFDDRIKDYKRQGHIVPPKSIIKTSEQISKIRESGKVNIAVLDYIAENIEAGITTENINELVYKKTIELGGVPAQLHYKGFSKNVCTSVNDQVCHGIPSKNVVLRNGDIINVDVSTNYKGYFSDSSRMFCIGDVDAKKERLVGVVGECIELGLKQVQPWGFLGDMGQAIHEHATNNGYSVVREIGGHGIGLAFHEEPWVSYVSKQKTEMLMVPGMIFTIEPMLNMGTDKIFLDQKNGWTFYTADGQPSAQSEIMVLVTNEGHEILAY, encoded by the coding sequence ATGCATAATAGATTAATGAGAAATGATCTATGTTGGTGTGGTAGCCAAATCAAATATAAAAAGTGTCATGCTGAGTTTGATGATCGAATTAAAGATTATAAGAGACAGGGACATATTGTTCCACCTAAAAGCATTATAAAAACATCTGAACAAATATCGAAAATACGTGAAAGTGGAAAAGTAAATATTGCAGTTTTAGACTATATTGCAGAAAATATAGAGGCTGGTATAACTACTGAGAATATAAACGAACTAGTTTATAAAAAAACAATAGAACTTGGCGGTGTACCTGCACAGCTTCATTATAAAGGATTTTCTAAAAATGTATGTACTTCAGTTAATGATCAGGTATGTCATGGGATCCCATCAAAGAATGTAGTACTCCGCAATGGAGATATTATTAACGTTGATGTTTCAACGAATTATAAGGGATACTTTTCCGATTCTTCTAGAATGTTCTGTATTGGTGATGTGGATGCAAAAAAAGAAAGACTGGTTGGTGTGGTAGGTGAATGTATTGAACTGGGACTAAAACAAGTTCAACCGTGGGGTTTCTTAGGAGATATGGGTCAAGCCATACATGAACATGCTACCAATAATGGATATTCTGTTGTAAGAGAGATTGGCGGTCATGGTATTGGATTGGCTTTCCATGAAGAGCCATGGGTGAGCTATGTTTCTAAGCAAAAAACAGAGATGCTGATGGTGCCGGGAATGATATTTACAATAGAACCAATGCTCAATATGGGTACTGATAAAATATTTTTAGATCAAAAGAATGGTTGGACATTTTATACAGCGGATGGGCAACCATCAGCACAAAGTGAAATAATGGTATTGGTAACAAATGAGGGACATGAGATATTGGCATATTAA
- a CDS encoding helix-turn-helix domain-containing protein, translated as MKAGSEDKIHVLKEWGEKTMEYNQLICETRTYTEKFYTHSHSYSQLILPLQGSLSIKTGKNELSLNDNHLFFLPPQCDHSYHSVGINKFLVLDIPRDIILILLGDTLKHEIRQNLDERWKAIRYLLQEEVRSASKRGLYDLVKYACSFLLDEVRPTSIQYIHSNFHKSISIGQLAAIESFNESYYIEWFHRRTGMTPNAYIQKLRLQKAKEYLVNTDLSLLVISDLVGYKHQSSLTRLFMDHGEVPPREYRKKSRETDKSSPV; from the coding sequence ATGAAAGCTGGTAGCGAGGATAAAATCCATGTACTAAAGGAATGGGGTGAGAAAACGATGGAATATAATCAGTTAATATGTGAAACAAGAACGTATACAGAGAAGTTTTATACCCATAGCCATTCCTATAGCCAATTAATACTTCCGCTACAAGGCAGCTTATCTATAAAAACAGGTAAGAATGAGCTGAGTCTGAATGACAATCATCTGTTTTTTCTGCCACCTCAATGTGATCATTCTTATCATTCAGTAGGTATCAATAAATTTTTAGTATTGGATATTCCAAGGGATATAATCCTAATTCTATTAGGAGATACTTTGAAGCATGAAATTAGGCAGAATTTGGATGAACGATGGAAAGCTATTCGGTATCTTCTACAGGAAGAAGTTCGAAGTGCTAGCAAAAGGGGACTATATGACTTAGTGAAATATGCGTGCAGCTTTTTATTAGATGAAGTCAGACCGACTTCTATACAATATATCCATAGCAATTTTCATAAATCAATATCCATTGGTCAATTGGCAGCAATTGAAAGCTTCAATGAATCTTATTATATTGAGTGGTTTCATAGAAGAACGGGAATGACGCCGAATGCGTATATTCAAAAACTACGGCTCCAAAAGGCAAAGGAATATTTAGTCAACACAGATTTGAGTTTACTTGTGATTTCTGACCTTGTGGGATATAAACACCAATCCTCTCTTACGAGATTATTTATGGATCATGGAGAAGTACCACCAAGGGAATACCGCAAAAAGAGCCGAGAAACAGATAAAAGCTCCCCAGTTTAA
- a CDS encoding MerR family transcriptional regulator, which produces MKEKKKFPIGEIANLTGVSIRTLQYYDNIGLVPLSKDGNNGRRFYDESDLAKVQQVLFYKSLGLPLKEIKELVVDVVTAEEIISVLQKQREVFHHKLIDTRMNISLIDASIKGLEKKQGIFSGELVQLMISLSKDTILEYKDIHYDENTERIFTDHYKNTEEVVEVYWHWKSLILEAAAHIFNGVDPEDVDGQNFARKWLDMIESITKGKSSLLNAHKVAYENRHQWPAEDRRLMEFTDRFIDKAMEAYLSAHGDKERG; this is translated from the coding sequence GTGAAGGAGAAAAAGAAATTTCCTATAGGTGAAATAGCCAATTTAACAGGCGTATCCATAAGGACACTACAATACTATGACAATATTGGACTTGTACCATTAAGTAAAGATGGGAACAATGGTCGTAGGTTTTATGATGAGTCGGACCTAGCAAAAGTGCAGCAAGTCTTATTTTATAAATCATTAGGGCTACCACTGAAGGAGATTAAAGAACTTGTAGTTGACGTGGTTACAGCAGAAGAAATTATTTCTGTTCTTCAAAAACAAAGAGAAGTTTTTCATCACAAATTAATCGATACAAGGATGAATATATCATTGATTGATGCTAGTATTAAAGGCTTAGAGAAGAAACAAGGTATATTTTCTGGTGAATTGGTACAGCTCATGATTTCTTTAAGTAAGGATACAATTTTAGAATATAAGGACATTCATTATGATGAAAATACAGAGCGTATTTTTACAGATCATTACAAAAATACGGAAGAGGTAGTAGAAGTTTATTGGCACTGGAAGTCTCTAATATTAGAAGCAGCTGCCCATATTTTTAATGGTGTGGATCCCGAAGATGTGGATGGACAAAACTTTGCTAGAAAATGGTTGGATATGATTGAAAGTATAACGAAGGGAAAATCAAGTTTACTCAATGCGCATAAAGTAGCGTATGAGAATCGTCACCAATGGCCAGCAGAAGATCGTCGATTAATGGAATTTACAGATAGATTTATTGATAAGGCCATGGAAGCTTATTTAAGTGCCCATGGAGATAAGGAGAGAGGATAG
- a CDS encoding ABC transporter ATP-binding protein, whose protein sequence is MIEVKNLSKHYKDRIAVNNLSFKIIPGVVTGFLGPNGAGKSTTMKMILNLTRPSQGEVIIDGKKYIDLERPIAKIGALIDADAVNPRLTADQHLQLIAIASGISFDRVDEVLQKSGLEKVRNKTVGQYSLGMKQRLGIAAALLGDPKTVILDEPFNGLDVDGIKWLRSLTKKLAREGKAVLISSHLMGEIQAIAERVIVLAQGTLIADMTIEEMSKKSFSSYIRIQSEDNHRLQEVLKEKGGLVQRNEKESIVVRNLEMEDIGITAKENSIALFELTRIHPSLEQLFMEMTDGKVDYVSDEKHEYKGR, encoded by the coding sequence ATGATTGAAGTAAAAAATCTAAGTAAACATTATAAAGATAGGATTGCTGTAAACAATCTGTCTTTTAAGATCATACCGGGTGTAGTCACTGGTTTTTTAGGGCCAAATGGAGCAGGGAAATCTACAACTATGAAGATGATTTTAAATCTAACGAGACCTTCTCAAGGAGAAGTCATCATCGATGGAAAGAAATATATAGATTTGGAGCGGCCCATTGCAAAGATAGGTGCATTAATCGATGCTGATGCAGTAAATCCGAGGTTAACAGCGGATCAACATTTGCAATTAATCGCCATAGCCAGTGGGATCTCATTCGATAGAGTTGATGAAGTTCTTCAGAAATCAGGGTTAGAAAAGGTAAGAAATAAGACAGTCGGTCAGTATTCCTTAGGAATGAAACAGCGTCTAGGAATAGCAGCGGCACTGCTTGGAGATCCAAAGACAGTGATATTGGATGAGCCTTTTAATGGATTGGATGTTGATGGGATTAAATGGCTACGTAGCTTAACTAAGAAATTGGCTAGAGAAGGAAAAGCTGTTTTGATATCCAGCCATTTAATGGGTGAAATTCAGGCCATAGCAGAGCGCGTCATCGTTTTAGCCCAAGGAACATTAATTGCAGATATGACAATAGAGGAGATGTCCAAGAAGAGTTTTAGTAGCTATATAAGAATACAAAGCGAGGATAACCATAGATTACAAGAAGTATTAAAAGAAAAGGGAGGATTGGTTCAGCGTAACGAAAAAGAAAGCATTGTTGTTAGAAATCTTGAAATGGAGGATATAGGGATTACGGCTAAAGAGAATAGTATAGCACTATTTGAACTTACAAGAATTCATCCTTCTTTAGAACAGCTTTTCATGGAGATGACAGATGGTAAGGTAGATTATGTATCCGACGAAAAACACGAATATAAGGGAAGGTGA
- a CDS encoding ABC transporter permease, with product MMDQSKKVSFKNLIEAEYRKIMFLKFSKNFLVALIMISLSLGLIFSLTTNMTDGRSIGELSPKDIVSASMLGIDAAAMMLIIFTAILISSEFSTKLIYTSLAGTPNRKRFYYSKLMIYCLFAMIISLMVTLTTFVAGQLVLVFNGMPMASLKDHCLIQLIIGSAIMPVFYCMLTVASTFIFMSSPGGITFSFVVLLIPALVRMFPLSVQKLMMPILPQSAIHSLSGTASASSYELLGNRTSIVLLFIWIGITSAIGIFQLKRKDI from the coding sequence ATGATGGATCAATCAAAGAAAGTTTCCTTTAAAAACTTGATAGAGGCTGAGTACCGAAAGATTATGTTTCTTAAATTCTCAAAAAACTTTTTAGTTGCGTTGATTATGATAAGTCTATCCTTAGGTTTGATTTTTTCACTGACAACAAATATGACGGACGGAAGGTCCATAGGAGAGTTGTCTCCAAAAGATATCGTATCTGCCAGTATGTTAGGTATTGATGCCGCGGCAATGATGCTAATCATCTTTACTGCTATTTTAATATCCTCTGAGTTCTCAACAAAATTGATTTATACTTCCTTAGCGGGAACACCCAACCGCAAAAGATTCTACTATAGTAAGCTGATGATCTATTGCCTATTCGCTATGATCATAAGCTTAATGGTAACATTGACAACCTTTGTTGCAGGACAATTGGTTTTAGTATTCAATGGAATGCCTATGGCGTCACTTAAAGATCATTGCCTAATACAATTGATAATCGGTAGCGCTATAATGCCTGTTTTTTACTGTATGCTGACAGTAGCATCTACTTTTATATTTATGAGTAGCCCTGGCGGAATTACATTTTCCTTCGTTGTTCTATTGATTCCTGCCTTGGTAAGAATGTTCCCATTGAGCGTCCAAAAGTTAATGATGCCAATACTGCCACAATCAGCGATACACAGTTTATCGGGTACTGCCTCTGCAAGCTCCTATGAGTTACTAGGAAATAGGACGAGTATTGTACTGTTATTTATATGGATTGGAATAACTTCTGCTATAGGCATTTTTCAATTAAAGAGAAAGGATATTTAG